In Planktothrix serta PCC 8927, a single window of DNA contains:
- a CDS encoding YcjF family protein has translation MTQTPDSQTPSPVTETSHPPTSVNSSWIEEMTARWNWTTEQLKGLFPADQIAKTFVQWFSVNETQIAEILETVRAELPTTEALLIGKPQAGKSSIVRGLTGVSAEIVGQGFRPHTQHTQRYAYPSNDLPLLIFKDTVGLGDINQNTDLIIQELIGDLQQESPGARVLILTVKINDFATDTLRTIAQSLRQKYPNIPCLLAVTCLHELYPPQIDNHPIYPPDFEDINRAFEALKIAFKGLYDQAVLIDFTLEEDGYTPVFYGLEALRDTLADLLPEAEARTIHQLLNGEVDDQLGNIYRDVGRRYILAFSIMAATVAAVPLPFATMPVLTALQVSLVVLLGNLYGKTLNPSQAGGLVSAIAGGFLAQMIGRELIKFIPGFGSVIAASWAAAYTWALGEGACVYFGDLMGGKKPDPQKIQTVMKEAFKTAKERFKGINESK, from the coding sequence ATGACTCAAACCCCGGATTCTCAAACCCCCTCCCCAGTGACGGAAACGTCCCATCCACCGACATCGGTTAATTCCTCTTGGATAGAGGAGATGACAGCCCGTTGGAATTGGACAACGGAACAATTAAAAGGGCTATTTCCGGCCGATCAAATTGCTAAAACCTTTGTACAATGGTTTAGTGTTAATGAAACTCAAATTGCCGAAATTTTAGAAACTGTTCGCGCCGAACTTCCTACCACAGAAGCTTTATTAATTGGTAAACCACAAGCGGGAAAAAGCTCAATTGTTCGAGGATTAACGGGGGTTTCAGCCGAAATTGTGGGTCAAGGATTTCGTCCCCATACTCAACATACTCAACGTTATGCCTATCCCTCTAATGATTTACCCTTATTGATTTTTAAAGATACCGTTGGCTTAGGGGATATTAATCAAAATACTGATCTGATTATTCAAGAATTAATCGGAGATTTACAACAAGAAAGCCCAGGAGCGAGAGTTTTAATTTTAACCGTTAAAATTAATGATTTTGCCACAGATACCTTACGAACGATTGCCCAGAGTTTACGGCAAAAATATCCGAATATTCCCTGTTTATTAGCCGTTACTTGTCTCCATGAACTTTATCCTCCCCAAATTGATAATCATCCGATTTATCCTCCCGATTTTGAAGATATTAATCGAGCCTTTGAAGCCTTAAAAATCGCCTTTAAAGGATTATATGATCAGGCAGTTTTAATTGACTTTACCTTAGAAGAAGATGGCTATACCCCTGTATTTTATGGATTAGAAGCTTTGCGGGATACCTTAGCCGATTTGCTTCCTGAAGCCGAAGCGAGAACCATTCATCAATTATTAAATGGAGAGGTTGATGATCAACTGGGAAATATCTATCGAGATGTCGGAAGACGCTATATTTTAGCCTTTAGTATTATGGCGGCAACCGTTGCGGCTGTTCCCCTTCCCTTTGCCACCATGCCCGTATTAACAGCCTTACAAGTTTCTCTGGTGGTATTATTAGGAAATCTCTATGGAAAAACCTTAAATCCTTCTCAAGCGGGAGGGTTAGTGAGTGCGATCGCCGGAGGATTTTTAGCCCAAATGATCGGCCGAGAATTAATTAAATTTATCCCCGGTTTTGGCAGTGTGATTGCTGCGTCTTGGGCTGCTGCTTATACTTGGGCATTAGGGGAAGGAGCTTGTGTTTATTTTGGGGATTTAATGGGAGGAAAAAAACCCGAT
- a CDS encoding WGxxGxxG family protein has translation MKIKPSVQQLLGAGIIALSLAVFPASLPAQAQTNPNSPTLDTTPFQETTDDNNNWGWLGLLGLIGLANLFRKPKTHHETYRDPNVTTRPGYRE, from the coding sequence ATGAAAATTAAACCGTCTGTGCAACAGCTTTTGGGTGCAGGAATAATTGCTTTAAGTTTAGCTGTATTTCCTGCCTCCTTGCCTGCTCAAGCTCAAACTAATCCCAATAGTCCAACGCTCGATACCACTCCGTTTCAAGAAACAACAGATGATAATAATAACTGGGGTTGGTTAGGACTTCTGGGATTAATTGGTTTAGCAAATTTATTTCGCAAACCTAAAACCCATCACGAAACCTATCGAGATCCGAATGTTACCACTCGTCCCGGCTATCGAGAATAA
- a CDS encoding WGxxGxxG family protein, producing the protein MKLNSLPKLVSATALALSLAVLPSTLSASAQTAPTDTGIDNNNTIPYSATAGDRDFDWGWLGLLGLIGLAGLARKNEEPSTRYRTTDEAPNRY; encoded by the coding sequence ATGAAACTCAATTCTTTACCCAAATTAGTCAGTGCCACTGCCTTAGCTTTAAGTTTAGCAGTTCTTCCTTCTACACTGTCTGCTTCTGCTCAAACCGCACCGACCGATACAGGAATAGATAATAACAACACAATACCCTACAGTGCAACGGCAGGAGATCGGGATTTTGATTGGGGTTGGTTGGGTCTTCTCGGTTTAATTGGTTTAGCCGGTTTAGCGCGTAAAAATGAAGAACCTTCCACTCGTTATCGTACCACCGATGAAGCACCAAACCGCTACTAA
- a CDS encoding Lin0512 family protein has product MAKKRFVIEMGMGIDQHGQEPTIAAARAVRNAIAHNALPGIWEVAGLNHPNEMIVEVQVAVPYPEQVRTEEVLAVLPFGQKKITVETGGMVVQGRAIEEFKDKNDEMLIAVAAVTVWVEIED; this is encoded by the coding sequence ATGGCTAAAAAACGATTTGTGATTGAAATGGGGATGGGTATTGATCAACATGGACAGGAACCCACCATCGCCGCAGCTAGGGCGGTTAGAAATGCGATCGCCCATAATGCCTTACCTGGAATTTGGGAAGTTGCGGGGTTAAATCATCCCAATGAAATGATCGTAGAAGTGCAAGTTGCAGTTCCCTATCCTGAACAAGTGAGAACCGAAGAAGTGTTAGCTGTTTTACCCTTTGGACAGAAAAAGATTACCGTTGAAACTGGGGGAATGGTGGTACAAGGACGGGCAATTGAAGAATTTAAAGACAAAAATGATGAAATGTTAATTGCCGTTGCTGCGGTTACAGTTTGGGTAGAAATAGAGGATTAA
- a CDS encoding transglutaminase-like domain-containing protein, protein MKFKVSCELEYEVRDNSTLIFNVNVAKTQNQQILEERLQLDPDLNFEEYVNPILDNRYIRINVPAGNLRLSYQALVDVIYEETNPATINEVPIAQLPLELLQYIYPSRYCQSDRLMRFAQSEFGHLVPDYSRITAICNWIYDNVTYLSGSSDQHTSAFDTVTERAGVCRDFAHLGIAFCRALNIPARFASGYAYKLQPPDFHAYFEAYLGDRWYLFDATRLAPLNGLIKIGTGRDAADIAFATIFGDVEMNQMNVEVECLETIPDSDCPEYTNQAISHQVS, encoded by the coding sequence ATGAAATTTAAAGTCAGTTGTGAATTAGAGTATGAAGTCAGGGACAATAGTACGTTGATTTTCAATGTCAATGTTGCTAAAACTCAAAATCAACAGATATTAGAAGAACGTCTACAATTAGATCCTGATCTCAATTTTGAAGAATATGTTAATCCGATTTTAGATAATCGTTATATTCGGATTAATGTGCCTGCGGGAAATTTACGTTTATCTTATCAAGCCCTGGTGGATGTTATTTATGAGGAGACAAATCCAGCAACAATTAATGAAGTTCCCATTGCTCAACTCCCCTTAGAACTTTTACAATATATTTATCCGAGTCGCTATTGTCAATCGGATCGATTAATGCGATTTGCTCAATCAGAATTTGGTCATTTAGTACCGGATTATTCCCGAATTACGGCAATTTGTAATTGGATTTATGATAACGTTACTTATTTATCGGGGAGTAGTGATCAACATACTTCTGCTTTTGATACGGTAACAGAACGGGCGGGAGTTTGTCGAGATTTTGCCCATTTAGGAATTGCCTTTTGTCGAGCTTTAAATATTCCGGCTCGATTTGCATCGGGCTATGCTTATAAACTCCAACCTCCTGATTTTCATGCTTATTTTGAAGCGTATTTAGGCGATCGCTGGTATTTATTTGATGCGACTCGTCTGGCGCCTTTGAATGGATTAATTAAAATTGGAACGGGACGAGATGCGGCAGATATTGCCTTTGCTACCATTTTTGGCGATGTAGAAATGAATCAAATGAACGTGGAAGTTGAGTGTTTAGAAACTATCCCTGATTCTGACTGTCCTGAATATACAAATCAAGCCATTAGTCATCAGGTATCCTAA
- a CDS encoding DUF6816 family protein: MKKLILIVGLIWGLILGETEAQAGQLADRLSAFPNWNHKPTVQAATGDLYYPEWMEGEWEVTSTLVDRVAPLAPKITTPGFKNNSKRLNQPIQFQVRFKAVELLPKLQIFPLSLFFPQQDSDQQNDGKIYPKIVGDRAFNGFNISQATLGENAILSVKVDPTNPNRQITVLPGNLQLISTVTGRSYEMPSDDQFIATEISQQVFESPSLIYLNEVETTTAYQAEFEGMGAQSQVKSIVGEQVTAVYLSPKDPNFFAASGHPVTLYRYQLRLVKKEK, from the coding sequence ATGAAAAAATTGATTTTAATTGTGGGTTTAATTTGGGGTTTAATTCTGGGAGAAACTGAAGCTCAAGCCGGACAATTAGCAGACCGTTTATCCGCGTTTCCCAACTGGAATCATAAACCAACAGTTCAAGCGGCGACGGGAGATTTATATTATCCTGAATGGATGGAGGGAGAATGGGAGGTTACGAGTACATTAGTGGATCGGGTTGCTCCTCTAGCTCCTAAGATTACGACTCCTGGATTTAAAAATAATTCAAAACGGCTGAATCAACCGATTCAGTTTCAGGTTAGATTTAAAGCGGTTGAATTGTTACCCAAGTTACAGATTTTTCCCTTAAGTTTATTTTTCCCTCAACAGGATTCAGATCAACAAAATGATGGCAAAATCTATCCTAAGATAGTGGGCGATCGCGCCTTTAATGGGTTTAATATAAGTCAAGCAACTTTGGGAGAAAATGCAATTTTATCTGTCAAGGTTGATCCCACTAACCCCAATCGTCAAATAACGGTTTTACCCGGAAATTTGCAACTGATTTCAACGGTAACAGGTCGGAGTTATGAGATGCCGAGTGATGATCAATTTATTGCCACAGAAATTAGTCAGCAGGTGTTTGAAAGTCCTTCTTTAATTTATTTGAATGAAGTGGAAACAACCACGGCTTACCAGGCAGAATTTGAGGGAATGGGAGCACAATCGCAAGTGAAATCGATTGTTGGGGAGCAAGTGACGGCGGTTTATTTATCTCCTAAAGATCCAAATTTCTTTGCCGCTAGTGGTCATCCGGTAACGTTATATCGATATCAGTTAAGGTTAGTTAAAAAAGAGAAATAA
- a CDS encoding ChuX/HutX family heme-like substrate-binding protein — protein sequence MSHLKEFLEACENLGTLRLIVTSSSAVLEVRTKLEKLFYAELPKGKYANMHTDGFEFHLNMDQIKQVKFETGEAKRGNFTTYAIRFLNEQHEVALSAFLQWGKPGEYEPGQIENWQGLKEQYGEIWEPVPLESL from the coding sequence ATGAGTCATCTCAAAGAATTTTTAGAAGCCTGCGAAAATTTAGGAACTTTACGGTTAATTGTGACCAGTAGTTCCGCCGTATTGGAAGTCAGAACAAAACTAGAGAAGCTATTTTATGCTGAATTACCCAAAGGAAAATATGCCAATATGCACACCGATGGCTTTGAATTTCATCTGAATATGGATCAAATTAAACAGGTGAAATTTGAAACGGGAGAAGCCAAGCGAGGGAATTTTACCACTTATGCTATCCGGTTCCTGAATGAACAACATGAAGTCGCCTTAAGTGCATTTTTACAATGGGGAAAACCCGGAGAATATGAACCGGGACAAATAGAAAATTGGCAAGGGTTAAAAGAACAATATGGGGAAATTTGGGAACCTGTTCCCCTAGAAAGTTTGTAG
- a CDS encoding PhoH family protein, protein MTERLTLQLPSVESAMALSGYQEDNLKTLSQQTGAQLVMRGQELLVSGTASQIQLCEKLVESLKEFWKDGKPISSVDILTARHAINTHQEDTFKEIQRDVLAKTRRGLEVRAKTFRQRQYVQAMRTQDLIFCIGPAGTGKTYLAAILALQALLSDQYERLILTRPAVEAGERLGFLPGDLQQKVNPYLRPLYDALYELIDPEKAANLMERGVIEVAPLAYMRGRTLNNSFIILDEAQNTTPAQMKMVLTRLGFRSRMVVTGDITQTDLLPNQTSGLTAALKILKNVEGIAFCEFSQADVVRHSLVQRIVAAYEKHEKVN, encoded by the coding sequence ATGACTGAGCGATTAACCCTTCAGTTACCGAGTGTTGAAAGTGCAATGGCACTTTCTGGCTATCAAGAAGATAATCTGAAAACCCTATCTCAACAAACGGGTGCTCAACTGGTGATGCGAGGACAAGAATTGCTCGTGAGTGGAACGGCCAGCCAAATTCAATTGTGTGAAAAATTAGTTGAATCTTTAAAAGAGTTTTGGAAAGACGGAAAACCAATTAGTTCTGTGGATATCCTCACGGCGCGTCATGCCATTAATACCCATCAAGAGGATACCTTTAAAGAAATTCAGCGTGATGTTTTAGCAAAAACACGGCGAGGACTGGAAGTTCGCGCCAAAACCTTTCGCCAACGTCAATATGTTCAGGCGATGCGGACTCAGGATTTAATTTTTTGTATTGGCCCTGCGGGAACAGGGAAAACCTATTTAGCGGCAATTTTAGCCTTACAAGCGTTATTATCTGACCAATATGAACGGTTAATTTTAACTCGTCCGGCGGTGGAAGCTGGGGAAAGATTAGGGTTTTTACCCGGAGATTTACAACAAAAAGTTAATCCCTATTTACGGCCGTTATATGATGCTCTTTATGAATTAATCGACCCAGAAAAAGCGGCGAATTTAATGGAAAGAGGGGTAATTGAAGTGGCTCCCCTGGCTTATATGCGGGGTCGGACGTTAAACAATTCTTTTATTATTTTAGATGAAGCCCAAAATACAACTCCGGCTCAAATGAAAATGGTATTAACTCGCTTAGGGTTCCGTTCTCGGATGGTGGTAACAGGAGATATTACCCAAACGGATTTACTTCCGAATCAAACATCGGGGTTAACGGCGGCATTAAAAATCTTAAAAAATGTTGAAGGAATTGCTTTCTGTGAATTTTCTCAAGCGGATGTGGTGCGTCATTCCTTAGTACAGCGCATTGTGGCGGCGTATGAAAAACATGAAAAAGTCAACTAA
- a CDS encoding KH domain-containing protein yields MRFLIEPFLEFPESLRVDCEHFSSIRKTWVRLAVEAEDKGRVYGRGGRNIQAIRMVLTALAKASSETVYLDIYNDSESDESYQEREPRETRETFNHRSPGRYSEQTRPSRSSPSKPRLNRRYEQ; encoded by the coding sequence GTGCGGTTTTTAATCGAGCCGTTTCTGGAATTTCCAGAATCCCTTCGGGTCGATTGTGAACATTTTTCTAGCATCCGCAAAACTTGGGTTCGGTTGGCGGTGGAAGCCGAAGATAAGGGGCGGGTTTATGGTCGCGGTGGACGCAATATTCAAGCCATTCGTATGGTTTTAACGGCACTGGCGAAGGCGTCAAGTGAAACGGTTTATTTGGATATCTATAACGACTCTGAATCCGATGAATCTTATCAGGAACGGGAACCGAGAGAGACGAGAGAGACTTTTAATCATCGTTCTCCGGGGCGATATTCAGAGCAGACTCGTCCATCACGCTCCTCCCCTTCTAAGCCGCGTTTGAACCGAAGATATGAGCAATAA
- the rpsP gene encoding 30S ribosomal protein S16: MIKLRLKRFGKKREASYRIVAMHSLCRRDGRPLEELGFYNPRTDEVRLDVPGIVRRLQQGAQPTETVRSILRKANVFEQLKSGVQSEPITAESAV; encoded by the coding sequence ATGATCAAACTGCGTTTAAAAAGATTCGGAAAAAAGCGGGAAGCTAGTTACCGCATTGTGGCGATGCACAGCTTGTGTCGCCGAGATGGTCGTCCACTAGAAGAACTGGGCTTCTACAATCCCAGAACCGATGAAGTTCGATTGGATGTCCCTGGTATTGTCCGTCGCTTACAACAAGGGGCGCAACCGACTGAAACTGTGCGTAGCATCCTAAGAAAAGCCAATGTTTTTGAACAACTCAAATCTGGAGTCCAATCCGAACCTATTACCGCAGAGTCCGCAGTCTAA
- a CDS encoding DUF5615 family PIN-like protein, whose translation MANLYADEQFPLPVVILLRDLNHNILTVQEAGNAGLSDPEVLEFAINNERAIITQNRRDFIKLHSQNHNHAGIIVCTNDRNIERLADRINQAIAYETTLLNKLIRVNRPQ comes from the coding sequence ATGGCTAATCTTTATGCAGATGAACAGTTTCCGTTACCTGTTGTAATATTATTGCGTGATCTAAACCATAATATTCTCACGGTACAAGAAGCAGGTAACGCTGGATTATCTGACCCTGAAGTTTTAGAATTTGCTATTAACAATGAGCGTGCTATTATAACACAAAACCGTCGTGATTTTATTAAACTCCATTCTCAAAATCATAATCATGCTGGTATTATTGTTTGTACCAATGATCGAAATATAGAAAGACTAGCAGATAGAATTAATCAAGCAATTGCTTATGAAACCACCTTACTTAATAAGTTAATTCGAGTTAATCGCCCACAATAA
- a CDS encoding DUF433 domain-containing protein — translation MTLTEFQTQLLSLTLIEKAEVIQALTQTLSNGSRGITKTPGVMGGDACIANTRLPVWLFVSLRHQGATDAEILQLYPHLTAADLLNIWVYAEAYSEEIEQALKEQEE, via the coding sequence ATGACTCTAACTGAATTCCAAACTCAACTTTTGTCTCTGACTCTAATTGAAAAAGCGGAAGTCATTCAAGCGTTAACTCAGACTTTAAGCAATGGTTCACGGGGAATTACCAAAACTCCTGGGGTAATGGGTGGAGATGCTTGTATTGCTAATACTCGTCTTCCCGTTTGGCTATTTGTAAGTTTACGCCATCAAGGTGCGACGGATGCAGAAATTTTGCAATTATATCCCCATTTAACGGCGGCTGATTTGTTGAATATTTGGGTTTATGCAGAAGCGTATTCTGAAGAAATTGAACAAGCATTAAAAGAACAAGAAGAATAA
- a CDS encoding DUF29 domain-containing protein, whose product MNSQLYQPNLNQLTLYDQDYYLWIQKTVEQLQHNQFQEIDLKNLIAELESMGRSEKRSVQSNLTVLLIHLLKYKYQPNKRSRSWRSTIVEHRRRLLILFKDSPSLRGYGQEIFAECYQDARQDAATETQLKVSVFSDECPFNLEAVLKVDYLADEE is encoded by the coding sequence ATGAATTCTCAACTCTATCAACCCAATCTAAATCAATTAACCCTTTATGACCAAGATTATTATTTATGGATTCAGAAAACTGTAGAACAATTACAGCATAACCAATTTCAAGAGATTGATCTTAAAAATTTAATTGCTGAGTTAGAAAGTATGGGGAGGAGTGAGAAACGATCTGTTCAAAGTAATTTAACAGTTTTGTTAATACACTTACTTAAATATAAATATCAACCGAATAAACGATCTCGAAGTTGGAGGAGTACAATTGTTGAGCATCGACGACGTTTGTTAATTTTGTTTAAAGATAGCCCCAGTTTAAGGGGATATGGTCAAGAAATTTTTGCAGAATGTTATCAAGATGCGCGTCAGGATGCAGCAACAGAAACTCAATTAAAAGTTAGTGTTTTCTCTGATGAATGTCCGTTTAATTTAGAAGCAGTTTTGAAGGTTGATTATTTGGCTGATGAAGAATAA
- a CDS encoding ParA family protein, with protein MKVILCTHNSGGVGKTTLAVHLAGVLSKRGDVLLIDCDDQADSWKFYVGEEPNEESDSNSVSVDTRPGISVITNPNRKRLKKFVKIEKYDYVVLDMNTPLANIVQVILSSDPHIIFIPISSSQRYKGLNNLEPTLNIIFEMEAKATFTPEVFVVPLGISADEVQEQVNSIEDKPSQCRVASEMINVQDPMQKAVYLTKKYIWEYSEYQELENYFEDLLINI; from the coding sequence ATGAAAGTTATTCTCTGTACGCATAATAGTGGTGGTGTGGGTAAAACGACCTTAGCTGTTCATTTAGCAGGAGTTCTTTCTAAAAGAGGAGATGTTTTACTAATAGATTGTGATGATCAAGCAGATTCTTGGAAGTTTTATGTCGGTGAAGAGCCTAATGAAGAATCTGACTCTAATTCAGTTTCAGTAGATACAAGACCAGGGATATCAGTTATAACAAACCCTAATCGAAAACGTCTGAAAAAGTTTGTTAAAATAGAAAAATATGATTATGTTGTTCTTGATATGAATACACCCTTAGCTAATATTGTTCAAGTTATTTTGAGCAGTGATCCTCATATCATCTTCATCCCCATCAGTTCATCCCAGAGGTATAAAGGCTTGAATAATCTTGAACCAACTTTAAATATAATTTTTGAGATGGAGGCAAAAGCCACTTTTACACCTGAAGTTTTTGTCGTACCCTTGGGAATTAGTGCTGATGAAGTACAAGAACAAGTTAATAGTATAGAAGATAAGCCTAGCCAATGCAGGGTGGCTTCAGAGATGATTAACGTTCAAGATCCAATGCAAAAAGCTGTATATTTAACTAAAAAATATATTTGGGAATATTCAGAATACCAAGAGCTAGAAAACTATTTTGAAGACTTATTAATTAATATTTAG
- a CDS encoding DUF433 domain-containing protein: MSENSSIISISTEIMGGTPVFLGTRVPIQTLFDYLEAGESIDDFLEGFLTVSREKVITLVKLRL, encoded by the coding sequence ATGTCTGAGAATTCATCGATAATTAGTATATCTACGGAAATCATGGGGGGAACTCCAGTATTTCTAGGGACGAGAGTTCCCATACAAACGCTATTTGACTATTTAGAGGCGGGAGAGTCTATTGATGATTTTTTAGAGGGATTTTTAACTGTTAGTAGAGAAAAAGTTATTACCTTGGTCAAGCTACGGTTGTAA